The following is a genomic window from Mesorhizobium shangrilense.
CTATGACGTCGCCGAGCGCCGCATCGTCGGCCGATTTGCAATCCGCAACAAATAATGGGTCGCAACAAATGATGGGCAACAACGGATGACCGGGTTCGCGGGCAATCGCCGTGTCGCCACCGTCGCCGTTGTCGTCGCGGATTATGACGAGGCGATCGCCTGGTATGTCGACAGGCTGGGGTTCGTGCTCGCCGAGGACGTGGACCTTGGTGACGGCAAACGCTGGGTGACGATCGCGCCGGCAGGCGGGCACGGCGCAAGGCTGTTGCTGGCCGAGGCTTCCGATGACGCCCAGAGGAAAAGCATCGGCAATCAGACCGGCGGTCGCGTGTTCCTGTTCCTCGAAACCGACGATTTTGCCCGCGACCATGCGACGATGCTCGAAAAGGGCGTCGAGTTCCGTGAAGCACCACGTCATGAAGTCTATGGCACGGTGGCGGTTTTCGCCGATCTCCATGGAAATCTCTGGGACCTGATCGAGCCGAAACGATAGACTTTCCATCGGTCCGGCGCCGATGTGATAAAGCTGTCGGAAGCCCAGTTGCTTTTTCCAATCCGTCAGCCTATATCGCCGGTTCTTGAACGCGCCCATCGTCTAGCGGTCAGGACACCGCCCTCTCACGGCGGGAACAGGGGTTCGATTCCCCTTGGGCGTACCAAGAAAATCTAAGTTAGGCTGCATTTCCCCGGCGCTATCGAATATCAGTCAAATAAACGGCTACGTACAGTGCCGAACGGACGGGCCGCTACAGCCAATTGACCGTCGTACGACCGCCTCCTATCGGTTTCTCAGCCTGGGAGGCATGCTCAATGACGGAAGCCGAAAAGACCGATCGCGCTAAGCAGTTGGCCAGTATCCACGAGCCGGTCTACAGCGTAGCCATGATGCTGTTGAATTGCATCCCTACGTTGGGGCCGGCGATTGCGTGGTTTGCAGGTGGCGTATTCCCCGATCCGGGATCGCTTTGTGGTCGAGTTGGCAAAAAAAGTGGACGCGCTTTTTGAGCGTCAGGATATTGAGATTGCTTTGCAGCGGGAACCCGCGCCGGCCCTTTTGTCCCATGCTATGAACATCGCCTCTCGCTCGTTTGGACAAGAGAAACTTGAGGCCTTACGGAACGCAACCGTGAGTGGAATTTTCTATTCGCCCCAGAATGTGAATCTCACAGCTTTGGTATTCTCGATGTTGGACCGGCTGACGGATGGCCACATCTCAATGTTGAAGGAAATAGCCAATCTAGAAAATGCGACAGACCATCATGTTCCGTGGGAACGTGTAAAAATGATTGGCGTCCATTTCATGCCGTCGCCAGATGGAATGAAGTCACCGACGCGTACACTCCCCATCAACGGCGAAGACAGATTCATAGATGGGCTCGACATTCAGACAAATGAAATATTGTTGGCCGACATGGTTAGCCTAGGACTTGTTGAACAGCGATCGGAATCAATGACGGCCATTCACGAATGGTCGACGGGCCCCTCTCAGAACCTTTTCGGATACGCACTAGTGACCCACAAGGGTCGGTTGGTCCTCGA
Proteins encoded in this region:
- a CDS encoding VOC family protein — encoded protein: MTGFAGNRRVATVAVVVADYDEAIAWYVDRLGFVLAEDVDLGDGKRWVTIAPAGGHGARLLLAEASDDAQRKSIGNQTGGRVFLFLETDDFARDHATMLEKGVEFREAPRHEVYGTVAVFADLHGNLWDLIEPKR